CCACCGGGAAGTCCTCTTCCGGTACGAAGCCGTAGACCAGATTCACATGGGGAGGCCAGCGGCGGATCTGCGGGTCGTGTACGACGCGGATCCGCTGGATGGCGGGCCAGAGTTCGGCCGGGGGAAGCCAGGCCACGGCCGTCCGGGGCGTAGGGGCCGACTCGAGACGGCCGAGGGCTTCGGCCGGGCCGGGCGTCGGAGGACAGGGCACACCGCCATCATGACCCCGCCCGCCGACGGCCGCCGCCCCTGGCTTTGGGCGGGTGCCTCATGGCCTCCGAACGCAGGCGATCCGACCTCTCACTCAACCGAGGTGCTCACGGACATCCAGGCGTCGGAGAAACGCTTGTGAACGTGCTTGAACACGTGGTGCTTGTGCCCGTGCTTCTTCTGGTCGTGCTTCTTCTCGTGGTGCTTCTTCTCGTGGTGCTTGTGCCCGGGCTTCTTCTGGTGGTGCTCATGCTCCATCGGCTTGTTGTGGTCGTGGTCCTCCTCCGAGTGCGGATGCCTGTGCGGGGGAGCCGCTACGACCACGGCGTTGGCCTCGGCGGAAGCCACCGCGGTGACCTGGTGCGGACCGTCGTTGTCGTCGGCGAAGCCGGCGCCGGCGCCATAGCCGGACAGTCCCGCGACCACCGCGGCCACGAGCGCGGCGCGTTGATACGTACGCATGGTTCGACCCTTTCTCAGCTGAGTGTAAAGTCCGATTGACTACTCAGCGTGAGAATAGACGCACGGATCGTAGCGATGTGCGATCTACGGCCAGACGCGTTCGTGTCGGCCGCAAGCCAGGCGGAGCAAGCCCTCCCGCGGCTGGAACGGGGCGCTGCAGGCGTTCAGCGCCGACTGGCCGCCGAGGCGGGCGCAGGCCGTCGATGTCCGTCGCGGCGAGGGCGTTCGGGGCGGTGGCGAGCGCGCCGACGCTGCCCGCCAGGGCGACCCCGGCACCGGTGATCGTGCCTTTTCTGGCGAAGTCCCTGCGGGTGAGCGACATGGCGTGTCTCCTGAGACGGTTGAGACGGCGGGAGTGCCCGTGGAGGGTGGCGGACCTCGGTTCGACCACACGCTCTCGCCGTACCTCGAACAGAAGCTGAACAACGCCTACTTCAGAGACCCCTGTTCAAGAATCCGTACGCACTGCCCCACGACCGGCTCGAGAGACTTTCAACCACCCTGCTGGGACCGCGCCTTGAAGGCCGCCTTCCGTGCCTCCTTGGCCACCTTCTTGTCCGGGTGCAGCCGCCCCATCGCCTCCAGCACATCGGCGGTGGCCGGGTGCTCCACCCGCCAGGCCGTGGCGAAGAACCCGCTGTGCTGTGCCGCCAGCCCCTCCACCAGCGCCTGGAGTTCCTCGGAGTTGCCCTCGGCGGCGAGCTGCGCGGCAACCGTGTCGATGGTCAGCCAGAACACCAGCTCCTGGGACGGCGCCGGAACTCCGGCGGCACCCCGTTCACTCAGCCACACGCGGGCCAGGCCGCCCAGTTCCGGATCGTCCAGCACCTCGCGCAACGCCGGCTCGGCCTCCGCGCCGATCAGGGACAGGGCCTGCTGGCAGCGCAGCCGGCGCAGCGGCGCGCCGGCGTCGGCACCGCGCGCCGCGGCCAGCAACTCCCGTGCCGCAGCGGGTGATTCACGCCGGGTGAGCCACTGCTCGGTCTCGGCCTGCGCCGCCGCCTGCCCGAACCGCGCCGTACCGTCGAGCAGCGCGTCCGCTCCCTTGTCGGCGAGTTCGCCCACGGCCGGCGCCTCGAGCCCGGCCTCCAGCAGCCGGGCCCGCAGCCCGTACACGCCGAGTGGGGTGAGCCGGACCATGCCGTAGCGCGAGACGTCCGTGTCGTCGACCGGCGCGGCGGGCTCCTCGTCGGCGTCGGCCATCAACGCCTCGTCCACCGGCTGGTACTCCACCAGCCCGACCGGCTCCAGCATCCGGAACTGGTCGTCGAGCCGCATCATCGCGTCGGAGACCTGCTCCAGTACGTCGTTGGTGGGCTCCCCCATGTCATCGGGGATGATCATGGACGCGGCCAGGGCCGGCAGCGGGACCGGCCCGTCACCGGGGCCGTCCTCACTCACCGTCAGCAGATAGAGGTTGCCGAGGACGCCGTCGAGGAAATCGGCCTCGGCCTCCGGGTCCCAGTCGACTGACGAGAAATCGATCTCGCCGCCCTCGTCCAGGGCGCCGACCAGATCATCCAGATCGGGGACACCCGCGTCTGCGATGACGGTCTCCAGTGCGGCGAGCCACACGCCGAGCACATCGGCCGGGGAGCCGCCGGTGAGCAGTGTCAGCTCCTCGCCCGCCCGGACGGTCCCGGCCTCCTCGTCCACGATCTCGACCAGCCCGGTGTCCACGGCGACCCGCCAGGCCTCGCTCGCATAGGCGGCGGCGTCGTCACCGCCGAGTCCGAGCAGCTCCGCGGCGGCCGGAAGCTGCTCCTCGACCAGTCCGCCGCCGGCGTCCACGCGGGTGTCGGGTCCGGCCCAGCGGGCGAGCCGGGCGGCGCGGGAGAGCAGCGGCGTGGACAGCGCTGCGCGTGCCAGCTCCGGTTCGGGGTGCAGCCGTACGGGCGGCAGGGGGGAGCTGTCTGACATCGGCTGGTTCTCCTCGGACCGTGAACGGGCTCAGCCGCTCAGCCTAGACGGATTTCCACCCATGCCGCCCGGTTCATCTCCCCGTCGGCCGTCGTGCATGGCCGAAACCTTGACAACTCCCCAGCGCAGGCTGGAGATTGACGCGCGTAGAAGATCGGGGGACAACTGTTCACTCGGCTCTACGCGTGTCACGGAGGGCTACGGGCCCCACACGCTCCTGTTCCATCCTTGTCCCGGCGCTTTGTCATGTACCCGGAGGGATCCCTTGCCGAGCAGGTCTTCCACGCGCCTCGCCGCGCTCACCGTCGCCGCCGTCTGCAGCGCGGCATCCGCCGTCGCCCTCACCTCGCCCGCGCACGCCGACTCGGTGCGCATCCACGACATTCAGGGCACGACCCGGTTCTCGCCGTTCGCCGGGCAGAAGGTGACGGACGTGCCCGGCATCGTCACGGCCACGCGCACGTACGGCTCTTCCAGAGGCTTCTGGATCCAGGACCCGAACCCGGACGACGACCCGCGCACCAGCGAGGGCGTCTTCGTCTTCACCAGCTCCACGCCGAAGGTCGCGGTCGGTGACTCGGTGACGGTGACCGGCACGGTCTCCGAGTACGTCCCGGGCGGCACCTCCTCCGGCAACCAGTCGGTGACGGAGATCACCAAGCCGACGATCACCACCGTCTCGACGGGCAACGCGGTCCCGGCGCCGGTCGTCATCGACGAGGACTCGGTGCCGGACGAGTACGCCCCGGAGGGCGACACCGCCGCGAACGGTTCGATCGACAGCCTGACGCTCGACCCCTCGAAGTACGCCCTGGACTACTACGAGTCCCTGGAGGGCATGAACGTCCAGGTCGAGGACGCCCGCGTGGTCGGCCGCACCGACCCGTACAGCGAGCTGTGGGTCACGGTGAAGCCCTGGGAGCACCGCAGCCACCGCGGCGGCACGGTCTACGGCTCCTACGACTCCCAGAACACCGGCCGGCTGCAGATACAGTCGCTGGGCTCGACCGCCGACTTCCCGAAGGCGAACGTCGGTGACACGCTCACCGGCACCACCACCGGCCCGCTGGACTACAACCAGTTCGGCGGCTACACCCTGGTCGCGAACCAGCTCGGCACGGTGAAGAGCGGCGGCCTGGAGCGCGAGACCACGCGGAGGCAGTCGAGCCGCGAGCTGGCGGTGGCGACCTACAACGTCGAGAACCTCGATCCGTCGGACAACACCTTTGACAAGCACGCCGCGGCGATCGTGAACAACCTGCAGTCGCCGGACATCGTGTCCCTGGAGGAGATCCAGGACAACAACGGTGCCACGGACGACGGCACGGTCGACGCGAGCGTGACCGTGAACAAGCTGATCGACGCGATCGTCGCGGCGGGCGGCCCGAAGTACGACTGGCGCTCGATCAACCCGGTCAACGACCAGGACGGCGGCGAACCGGGCGGCAACATCCGCCAGGTGTTCCTGTTCAACCCGGAGCGGGTGTCCTTCGTGGACCGGCCGGGCGGCGACTCCACCACCGCGGTCGGCGTCACGAAGGTGCACGGGAAGGCCGAACTGACCGCCTCGCCGGGCCGGATCGACCCGGCGAACGCGGCCTGGAAGGACAGCCGCAAGCCGCTGGCCGGCCAGTTCGTCTTCCGCGGCAAGACCGTCTTCGTGATCGCCAACCACCTGATCTCCAAGGGCGGCGACCAGGGTCTGACCTCGCGGTACCAGCCGCCGACGCGCAGCTCGGAGATCCAGCGCCATGCGCAGGCGACCGAGGTGAACGCGTTCGTCAAGGACATCCTGAAGGTCCAGAAGAACGCGAACGTCGTCGCGCTCGGCGACATGAACGACTTCGAGTTCTCCGGCACCGCGAAGATCCTCGAGGGCGACGGCGAGCTGTGGTCGGCGATCAAGTCGCTGCCGAGGAGCGAGCGTTACACCTACGACTACCAGGGCAACGAGCAGGTCCTGGACCAGATTCTGATCAGCCCGGCGATCCGGCGCGGCTGCGACTTCGAGTACGACAGCGTGCACATCAACTCGGAGTTCAACGACCAGATCAGCGACCACGACCCGCAGGTGCTGCGCTTCCGTCCCTGATCAAGGGGGTCACGCCTGGCTGAACACCTGGTTCAGCCAGGCCTGCCACGCGCCCTCGTTCGCCTCGGCGTCGGCGTCCGGCGCGAAGTCGTGGATGCTGATGCCGAGCGGCGCGCCCCAGTGGCCGCGTCCGAAGAACCGGATGAGGGCGCTGTCGGTGCGCAGCCCGATGAAGTACGGGTTCCGGTAGTCGAGTACGGCGTCCAGGGTCCGCCCGCCGGGTCCCTGGACGGCGGCCTTCGTGCCGGCGGCCGCGTCGTCCGCGAGGCCGAGGGCGTGCGCGGCGACGGCGAGCGCCTCCTGGGTCGCCGAGGCCGCGGGCCCCTGCAACTGGGCGAAGGTGACCGGGCGGGGCGCGAAATGCGTGAGGTACTCGCACAGGGTGTGCAGATAGAAGTTGGTGTGCTTGCTCGCGCCGTCGTACTGGTTGTTCCAGTCGTCGGTGAAGATGCCGCTGTGCACATAACGCACCCAGGCACGGCGGCCCTCGTCGCGGGGCTCGATGGTGTAGTCGAGCTGGTTCAGGGACTGGGTGGGCATGCCCACGTTCTCGCTGCGGTTGGTGTAGCGGTGCGGCGGGTCCCAGGCGGTGACGGCGGATCCGAAGGGTCCGGAGCCGCCGACCCGGGGCTCGGGCGGGTCCATCGGCCACAAGTAGCCGCCGGTTCCGGTGGTGATCGCCTCCCAGACCTTCTCCGGCGGGACGTCGACCTCGAACTCGCGGACGATCTCGAATTCCTTGGACATGGTGGGGCTCCTGCTCACTGCTGTGGTTCGGGGGTGGGCCGTTCCTCGACCGCGGGGTCCTTGACCGCGGGCTCCTTGACCGTGGGGTGGAGGGCGACGACGATCCGGTGGTCGCGGCCGCCCTCGGCGCCCGGAGCGTCGTACTTGCGGATCAGCGCGCTCACGCCCGCCGTCAGCTCCTGGACGAAGGCCGCACGGTCGGCGGCGGAGGCGAAGCGGACCTGGCCGTCCAGGGCGTAGGTCGCCAGCCGCTTCCTGGCCTTCGCGGCGCCGGTGATCAGCGCGCCGACGTCGCGCACCAGGCGGGCGCCGAGCGCGAGCAGCCAGCGCGCGGAGAGCTGGTCGCGGAAGCGGTCCGGGTCCGGCTGCACGGCGGGCAGGGCGGCCGGCGAGATGACGTACGACGCGGCGGTCGCGCGCATCAGCCGCTCGGTGACATTGCCCTTGCGGCGCTCTCCGGCCAGCTCGACCAGGCCGTGCCGCTCCAGCGCCTTGAGGTGGTAGTTCACCTTCTGCCGGGGCAGTCCGACCTTGCCGGCCAGCATCGCCGCCGACGCGGGTGCGGCGGCCAGCTCGGCGAGCAGCCGGGCCCTGATGGGGTCCAGCGACACGGCCGCAGCCTCGGGGTCCTCGATCACGGTCACGTCCAGCATGCGTTCACCCTCCCACCGAAAACTTTTTTTGTCCAGACGGATCGAATTTTCGGTGAGAGAGTGAACGTGACTAACCCTGTCCCCCGCGCTCCCCGAGGCGGGCGAGCTGGCTCTGGAACCAGTCGAGGCGCGCCTGCAACAGGGCAGCCTCCGCGACGAGTTCGGGAACACCCAGCCCGGCACCGGCCGCCGAGCCGGCGGAATCGGAACCGGAACCGGAATCGGCATCGGAATCGGCGGAGGGGAATCCCGTACCGCCGTGCTGCGCCACCACCCGCAGCCCGTCCCCGGCCAGCCGGGCGAAACCGGGGAGCGAGACGGACGTACGACCGCGCACACAGCCGGCGCAGACGGGAGTGAGGGCCCGCCAGCCGGGTCTGCCCCAGCCGGCGTCGACCAGCGCGACGGCGGTGGCGCCACAGGCGCACGGGCCGGCGGTGGCGGTGCGCACCCGCTGCCGGGCGTAACGGAAGCCCCGCTCGAAGCGGATGTAGGCGCCGAGCACGGAGACCTCCAGCAGGAGGGCCGTCCGGTGCTCGGCAGTGCACAGCATGGCCTCGGCAGCAGCGCGGCCGTGGAGGCAGTGGAAGCCGCAGTCGCACAGGCGCGCGGGCGGGCGGTGCCGCCTGCCGTAGACGCAGGAGGCGTCGTCGAGCACGCCGTACGGCAGCGCGCCGCCGAGCGACACACCGGTGAACCCGGCCCGGGTGCCGTCCTGCGACAGGACCGGGTGGGCGATCTTGTATCCGGTCGGCGGCTCCGTCGGGCGTTCCGCCGGGAGCCGCAGTCTCATCGGGCGGCCGGGACCTCTTCGCGGGCCGGCTCGGCCGGTTCGACGCGGGCGGTCTCCTTCAGGAGCGGGGTCTCCTCGTCGTGAACGATCTCTTCTCGGACGAGCGGCCGCTCCTCGGCGACTCCGGTGGCCAGTGCCTTGCCGAGCTTCATGGTGCCTCCCATGACGGACGTCGGTGACCCTTGGGCCATAGTGACCCATGAGGGGCCGAGTTGGACACAGGGCCTTCGGCCGCCACCCGGACATCTCAGCAATGCTTAGCCATATCTCGTAGAAGAATTAAGTAGAGCTTCATCGAAGTGTTGCCGAGACTACTCCCATGACGAGCACACGCACGGCCGCGCGGCCCTTCGGCCGGACTCTCTGCGCGATGGTCACGCCGTTCACCGAGGAGGGCGCCCTCGACCTGGACGGCGCCCGGAAGCTGGCCGCGTGGCTGGTCGCCGAGGGCTGCGACGGCCTGGTGCTGAGCGGCACCACGGGCGAATCGCCCACCACCACGGACGCGGAGAAGGCGGAGCTGATCGCGGCCGTCCGCGAGTCGGCCGGGGACCGGGTGTCCCTGGTCGCGGGTGTGGGCACCGCCGACACCCGACACACCGTCGAACTGGTCCGCGCGGCCGAGGCGGCGGGCGCCGACGGGGTGCTGG
The genomic region above belongs to Streptomyces sp. CG1 and contains:
- a CDS encoding endonuclease/exonuclease/phosphatase family protein → MPSRSSTRLAALTVAAVCSAASAVALTSPAHADSVRIHDIQGTTRFSPFAGQKVTDVPGIVTATRTYGSSRGFWIQDPNPDDDPRTSEGVFVFTSSTPKVAVGDSVTVTGTVSEYVPGGTSSGNQSVTEITKPTITTVSTGNAVPAPVVIDEDSVPDEYAPEGDTAANGSIDSLTLDPSKYALDYYESLEGMNVQVEDARVVGRTDPYSELWVTVKPWEHRSHRGGTVYGSYDSQNTGRLQIQSLGSTADFPKANVGDTLTGTTTGPLDYNQFGGYTLVANQLGTVKSGGLERETTRRQSSRELAVATYNVENLDPSDNTFDKHAAAIVNNLQSPDIVSLEEIQDNNGATDDGTVDASVTVNKLIDAIVAAGGPKYDWRSINPVNDQDGGEPGGNIRQVFLFNPERVSFVDRPGGDSTTAVGVTKVHGKAELTASPGRIDPANAAWKDSRKPLAGQFVFRGKTVFVIANHLISKGGDQGLTSRYQPPTRSSEIQRHAQATEVNAFVKDILKVQKNANVVALGDMNDFEFSGTAKILEGDGELWSAIKSLPRSERYTYDYQGNEQVLDQILISPAIRRGCDFEYDSVHINSEFNDQISDHDPQVLRFRP
- a CDS encoding SRPBCC domain-containing protein; translated protein: MSKEFEIVREFEVDVPPEKVWEAITTGTGGYLWPMDPPEPRVGGSGPFGSAVTAWDPPHRYTNRSENVGMPTQSLNQLDYTIEPRDEGRRAWVRYVHSGIFTDDWNNQYDGASKHTNFYLHTLCEYLTHFAPRPVTFAQLQGPAASATQEALAVAAHALGLADDAAAGTKAAVQGPGGRTLDAVLDYRNPYFIGLRTDSALIRFFGRGHWGAPLGISIHDFAPDADAEANEGAWQAWLNQVFSQA
- a CDS encoding helix-turn-helix domain-containing protein is translated as MLDVTVIEDPEAAAVSLDPIRARLLAELAAAPASAAMLAGKVGLPRQKVNYHLKALERHGLVELAGERRKGNVTERLMRATAASYVISPAALPAVQPDPDRFRDQLSARWLLALGARLVRDVGALITGAAKARKRLATYALDGQVRFASAADRAAFVQELTAGVSALIRKYDAPGAEGGRDHRIVVALHPTVKEPAVKDPAVEERPTPEPQQ